A region from the Pelobates fuscus isolate aPelFus1 chromosome 3, aPelFus1.pri, whole genome shotgun sequence genome encodes:
- the LOC134601357 gene encoding histone H3, with amino-acid sequence MARTKQTARKSTGGKAPRKQLATKAARKSAPATGGVKKPHRYRPGTVALREIRRYQKSTELLIRKLPFQRLVREIAQDFKTDLRFQSSAVMALQEASEAYLVGLFEDTNLCAIHAKRVTIMPKDIQLARRIRGERA; translated from the coding sequence ATGGCCAGAACTAAGCAGACCGCCCGTAAATCCACCGGAGGCAAGGCTCCCCGCAAGCAGCTAGCCACCAAAGCTGCCAGGAAGAGCGCTCCAGCTACCGGGGGAGTGAAGAAGCCTCACCGTTACCGGCCGGGAACTGTGGCTCTCCGGGAAATCCGCCGTTATCAGAAATCCACCGAGCTGCTCATCCGCAAGCTGCCTTTCCAGCGCCTTGTCCGTGAGATCGCTCAGGATTTCAAGACTGATCTGCGCTTCCAGAGCTCTGCCGTCATGGCTCTGCAAGAggctagcgaggcttacctggtGGGTCTCTTTGAGGATACAAACTTGTGTGCCATCCACGCCAAGAGGGTCACCATCATGCCCAAAGACATCCAGCTGGCCCGTAGGATCCGAGGAGAGAGAGCTTAA
- the LOC134601359 gene encoding histone H1B-like: MAETAPAAAPAVEIDSKKKQPKKASSAKKAAKPSGPSVSELLVKAVSASKERSGVSLAALKKALTAAGYDVEKNNSRLKLALKGLVTKETLVQVKGSGASGSFKLNKKQAESKDKAAKPKKAPAKVKKPAPKKASKSPAKVKKVAAKSPKKAKKPAASAKKVTKSPKKVKAAKPKKAVKSPAKKATKSPAKKAAKPKAAKSPAKAKKAAPKKK, encoded by the coding sequence ATGGCTGAAACTGCTCCTGCTGCCGCTCCTGCGGTTGAAATCGATTCTAAGAAGAAGCAGCCGAAGAAGGCATCCAGCGCCAAGAAAGCTGCCAAGCCGTCCGGTCCCAGCGTGTCCGAGCTCCTTGTTAAAGCTGTGTCCGCCTCTAAAGAGCGCAGCGGGGTGTCCCTGGCAGCCCTGAAGAAGGCTTTGACCGCCGCTGGTTACGATGTGGAGAAGAATAACAGCCGCCTCAAGCTGGCTCTCAAGGGCTTGGTGACTAAAGAGACTCTCGTCCAGGTCAAAGGTAGCGGAGCCTCCGGCTCCTTCAAGCTCAACAAGAAGCAGGCGGAGAGCAAAGACAAGGCTGCAAAGCCCAAGAAGGCACCGGCTAAAGTCAAGAAGCCCGCCCCAAAGAAAGCCTCCAAGTCTCCGGCTAAAGTGAAGAAGGTAGCCGCGAAGAGCCCGAAGAAGGCCAAGAAGCCGGCAGCCTCCGCTAAAAAAGTCACCAAGAGCCCCAAGAAAGTCAAAGCCGCCAAGCCCAAGAAGGCAGTGAAGAGTCCGGCTAAAAAAGCAACAAAGAGCCCGGCTAAAAAGGCAGCCAAGCCCAAAGCCGCTAAGAGTCCAGCAAAGGCTAAAAAGGCAGCTCCCAAGAAAAAATAA
- the LOC134601355 gene encoding histone H2A type 2-C, whose translation MSGRGKQGGKTRAKAKTRSSRAGLQFPVGRVHRLLRKGNYAERVGAGAPVYLAAVLEYLTAEILELAGNAARDNKKTRIIPRHLQLAVRNDEELNKLLGGVTIAQGGVLPNIQAVLLPKKTESHKSKSK comes from the coding sequence ATGTCAGGCCGTGGAAAGCAAGGAGGAAAGACCCGTGCAAAGGCGAAGACTCGCTCATCCCGCGCTGGTCTTCAGTTCCCAGTCGGCAGAGTCCACCGTCTGCTGAGGAAGGGGAATTATGCAGAGCGTGTTGGAGCCGGTGCCCCCGTTtatctggctgcagtgctggagtacCTGACTGCTGAGATCCTGGAGCTGGCAGGGAATGCCGCCAGAGATAACAAGAAAACCCGCATCATTCCCCGCCATCTCCAGCTCGCTGTCCGTAACGACGAAGAGCTCAACaaactgctgggaggagtgactatcgcccagggaggtgtcttgcccaacatccaggctgtgctgctgcccaagaaAACCGAAAGTCATAAATCAAAGAGCAAGTAA
- the LOC134601358 gene encoding histone H4 has product MSGRGKGGKGLGKGGAKRHRKVLRDNIQGITKPAIRRLARRGGVKRISGLIYEETRGVLKVFLENVIRDAVTYTEHAKRKTVTAMDVVYALKRQGRTLYGFGG; this is encoded by the coding sequence atgtctggcagAGGTAAAGGCGGAAAGGGTCTCGGGAAAGGCGGCGCTAAGCGGCACAGAAAGGTCCTGCGTGACAACATCCAGGGCATTACCAAGCCTGCAATCCGCCGCCTGGCTCGCAGAGGAGGAGTGAAGCGTATCTCCGGCCTCATCTACGAAGAGACTCGCGGGGTGCTGAAGGTCTTCCTGGAGAATGTTATCCGGGACGCCGTCACCTACACCGAGCATGCCAAGAGGAAGACTGTGACCGCCATGGACGTAGTCTATGCCCTTAAACGCCAGGGCCGCACTCTCTATGGCTTCGGAGGTTAA
- the LOC134601354 gene encoding histone H2B-like has product MPDPAKSAPAAKKGSKKAVTKTQKKDGKKRRKTRKESYAIYVYKVLKQVHPDTGISSKAMGIMNSFVNDIFERIAGEASRLAHYNKRSTITSREIQTAVRLLLPGELAKHAVSEGTKAVTKYTSAK; this is encoded by the coding sequence ATGCCTGATCCAGCCAAGTCCGCACCAGCCGCCAAGAAAGGCTCTAAGAAAGCCGTGACCAAGACTCAGAAGAAAGATGGCAAGAAGCGTAGGAAGACCAGGAAGGAGAGCTATGCCatctacgtgtacaaggtgctgaaACAGGTCCACCCCGACACCGGTATCTCCTCCAAGGCCATGGGGATCATGAactcctttgtcaatgatatcttTGAGCGCATCGCAGGAGAAGCCTCTCGCCTGGCTCACTACAACAAGCGCTCCACCATCACTTCCCGGGAGATCCAGACCGCCGTGCGCCTGCTGCTACCCGGAGAGCTGGCAAAGCACGCCGTGTCCGAGGGCACCAAGGCTGTCACCaagtacaccagcgccaagtaa